The Pseudomonas parafulva genome window below encodes:
- a CDS encoding cold shock domain-containing protein translates to MSEAKVAKVKMFNTKLKAGFLDYEIDEDDVVLPSEAVGSLDLKNGDEVSFEVIKKGDKHHATNVKLK, encoded by the coding sequence ATGAGCGAGGCAAAAGTTGCAAAGGTGAAGATGTTCAACACCAAGCTGAAAGCAGGCTTCCTCGACTACGAGATCGATGAGGACGATGTCGTCCTCCCATCCGAGGCCGTGGGTTCGCTGGATTTGAAGAATGGCGACGAAGTATCGTTCGAGGTGATCAAAAAAGGCGATAAGCATCACGCCACCAACGTCAAACTCAAGTAA
- a CDS encoding RHS repeat-associated core domain-containing protein: protein MTKSTVTQGMYIRSTVAPYFAKDDEVTVNGQQYLWVKADDNGITLLDQSTGKQHPMKWTDVKDIVQLKERRIQRVLAFASLLKEGWILVDRNSGETLYELPGPVLMMQRPSQSNFGIDLNYGTFARNYALGEFTWLADGNLDTLAPHAQSRLIRKAIAQQRNNVSLPWGYVDHIFCFVPPSQPVPDYHADLAAHQALLKRVLGEFHVESEWAVTATENGRFAIEHKAAHATPTKTRSRVRRAVTEPYLISTEADGALPDMTDFSLERVGSIEGGWTSSSTLKAGRALAEGEVLTAFLIDRLDGDIRRIDYPVPKDACSAKHWPKAFADHVVAAGEPMTVGAWNADNGFSTNVEPLRLWSPARYRAFSNAPFAANLVQALACDGTFKPEAGETLCLQVRDLTCQALYEQHFFTPTTTQAGSHWAKALCEQINHDSRLLRGGVLEGCRVTPAEAGNAFWVPQCAELCVTLTQARWWQSQAIDDGLTLEQGQPVQAWVYDEFSHRLLAHHQWTPRSDQCASGKWLGDWLTDLNASPVSPYLRVATHDPDAGRVDETDKLYLWQRGDALRIFTTLPDAAGRQAGPTLDSAWKNDPQHAVLVTVRHPFSRKLLHQALFKPQDGVKLDDRAGWLQALADFLKAQAWPELQVGTSAEALSVPRFSELQVLVENVGDGETWSDGDYVKYLLETDDWPGRLPTEKAEFKVQAGEGTVQIEVQSLNGELEFRLNQAAHDKGYRVAACVPRPCEHPQWPVEVTDTRVIWAGPIDDGVYDLHLTYPQSARDAKALTVGHIGALHPRHFWHAVQAVEFTPPAAMRAYEEISFLCEDYGNTNHSEVFDTSHHDRTGVDERSGLFHAHYPIATLQGMHGLGPVCDLTLHYSALRGNEAGLGDGWAWRFSRIVTSSVQENDHRLLTLANGTPVMLSDDQWALLGKGQAIKTPSCRVSCNQDYSTFIVEYPTGAQEILSKPSAPGSDEIEPNDAFRQKVLKALKAIKKKSKPEFPHVPDHWTQWILLVLSPPGYGIAAAIDYSEAEKAWANHGNTRELDRRIALYERPFVQLLPSRIVSQYGEALDLQWKRQDGQFLLMSIKSGETLLFSAQYLDPQAKVGSQVKMQLWPGSAEAFQVELELEHYLLRTLKREQKGAVLQQVDCGYDDDPTLDRVLCRLQEQDGSVECVQYVKQDAQLKSSPALPRVALHALLPSGGQQNHIDRYTYTGSFQHPSDQLFIAAVRSGTHATVQHSLYAFGLDEYGNRIQLLHGSGSAQDHWLEFSLGDEHTRTTFRYSGWGDELVDVIEGIRVRIQGEQIEAVATSAPLERKTAVLQLLWAYSTKYRKQLTSDIKQLLSLSPKTQRARLGKTVDATTVVTNAQGNPLRLRVKGSHSIHYCYYADQGENQIALSDLQGLSTVPTLKCPFMPAYANAPLMAEYQCDDFGNPQGLKLFGYRKVTRAGRDYLELDEVVLVEGLTGTLTDDTLDGTATWSLTGEQVLWHQISTSTSAPTSKKTPSEQSKVLAWSITNTQTSHADGQHITLSNVQTFIDNPTLPGIQVIVSATTAEGTAQVSKEVRSRYSRRTLEKVENGVETHWTRDASGRVIQEIRYRLAAGSTGRTAKQKADEHITSVFSVDGRHVEHSHKDGSQSLCHLDGLQRTECMHWRRAPEGAYVPLEAYSYAALNLSSASVNWSWDYLPGGQAIRMDARSLGNADSQRWLKLSGANIGENAESDEVDSENTLPLAAVKRIFIYGGTATFFDQLKLRASQGSLESRTRSMLNILSKNLLKEFHEFNRAKAGELLHRIFPAIPLLTDMQIVGWFSARFDSKRSALGAYSIDLTPVIQDILELFMLLGNTEVSQVGALERMKSLHRPTQSSSTVRLTEQQLLGTHRLSERTTTSTAETDGSFQQAVHWTNETGQQHLQVDEHYDTDGRVISHTRTLGGQTQTYTLERDILGRVTKVIRPDGTTLERAYQGFSNRVHTLTVDGKLVATQSLSDLGKLSTRKIGSREYAFDESSVTLPDKTRLQRIEDAKGSRFEADGKLLYSQASAEGSTVLSAAADSDSTALWQQVVADARVPGRRNTTEKTPRGTVRGAVWQSLRGQQIAALRADGCLRRVFPDSEGRLLRTCQAHEDVLYRYDELGHLQSRQVHALSGAGQWQVDSEHDSFDRETERTFLRNGAPCFSQQMTWRGDGRLESKASYQDGELLRTERFTYDVLDRLETYACDATRAELCPQDRHGVPIKAQAFTWDSLDNLTRCVSTPFEGDSITETFAYATASDPTRLTAVKTGEQATALTWNSNGQLQKDGQQRALAYTAAGQLSSVKDDQGALLARYEYDGLQRLAAQYDEQDQSTQELRYDDDELIGLVRYDKTGQPTRATHLSPGLAQYDDDQVRWLIDDPQAGIVGQVSDADLQLAPLLPFGEGAALPDLVSGYNGMRRDPVTGQYPVGNGYRCYDPALRRHVQPDWLSPFGEGGVNDYAHCPDPVNLHDPSGAIMLSRWGQDKELSNYAQVLRETKPMPVGGRWRGLALSAVLTVVGIAASVMTGGAASVFFVAMTTCAVLSFGFEVASVLTEDVNPELSRKLGYASLAFGVLSFYESALGLIKKVPSLIKHVMRSTRRLGQTLSRIRPGARVPRPALSPMAYATQELGSLPVAESGHLGARATIKSAGLRLIDYLGAVPSMDLANPRYARMGLYGKGLRQAHRLNNFATRSRLANTGAWVTGNAIDLYITRGSIEAFIAMAANDASTPITPWGRFSIPLSEQNLWEHGGGGHLLT from the coding sequence ATGACCAAATCAACGGTAACCCAGGGAATGTACATCCGCAGCACCGTCGCGCCTTATTTCGCGAAGGACGACGAGGTGACGGTCAATGGCCAACAGTACCTTTGGGTAAAGGCGGACGATAATGGCATCACGCTGCTCGACCAAAGCACCGGCAAGCAGCACCCTATGAAGTGGACAGACGTCAAGGACATCGTGCAACTCAAGGAGCGACGCATACAACGTGTTCTGGCATTCGCTTCGCTGCTGAAAGAAGGTTGGATATTGGTCGATCGCAACAGTGGAGAAACCCTGTACGAACTGCCTGGCCCAGTCCTGATGATGCAACGCCCCTCGCAATCGAACTTCGGTATCGATCTCAACTATGGGACGTTCGCACGCAATTATGCCCTGGGCGAGTTCACCTGGTTGGCAGATGGAAATCTCGACACGCTTGCCCCCCATGCGCAATCACGCCTGATTCGCAAGGCCATCGCGCAACAACGCAACAACGTGTCGTTGCCATGGGGCTATGTCGACCATATCTTTTGCTTCGTACCGCCCTCCCAGCCCGTACCGGACTACCACGCCGACCTGGCGGCACACCAGGCGCTTCTGAAAAGAGTGCTGGGTGAGTTTCATGTCGAAAGCGAATGGGCGGTCACCGCCACTGAAAACGGGCGCTTCGCGATCGAACACAAGGCCGCGCACGCGACGCCGACGAAGACGCGTTCAAGGGTGCGTCGAGCAGTGACCGAACCCTATCTGATCTCGACCGAAGCTGATGGCGCGCTCCCCGACATGACTGATTTCTCGCTCGAACGGGTGGGCAGCATCGAGGGTGGCTGGACCTCCAGCAGCACCCTCAAAGCCGGGCGCGCACTGGCCGAAGGCGAGGTGCTGACGGCCTTTCTCATCGACAGGCTCGATGGCGATATCCGCCGAATCGATTACCCGGTACCTAAGGACGCCTGCTCGGCCAAGCACTGGCCCAAGGCGTTTGCCGACCACGTGGTAGCCGCCGGCGAACCCATGACCGTGGGCGCCTGGAACGCCGACAACGGTTTCTCCACCAATGTCGAGCCCCTGCGGCTCTGGAGTCCGGCCCGCTACCGTGCCTTCAGCAATGCCCCCTTCGCCGCCAACCTGGTGCAGGCACTGGCCTGCGACGGCACCTTCAAGCCGGAAGCAGGCGAAACGCTGTGCCTGCAAGTGCGCGACCTCACCTGCCAAGCCCTGTACGAGCAGCATTTCTTCACGCCTACGACTACCCAGGCCGGCAGTCATTGGGCCAAGGCCTTGTGCGAACAGATCAACCATGACAGTCGTCTGCTGCGGGGGGGTGTGCTCGAAGGCTGCCGCGTGACGCCTGCCGAGGCTGGCAACGCGTTCTGGGTCCCTCAATGCGCCGAGCTGTGCGTCACCCTCACCCAGGCCCGCTGGTGGCAGAGCCAGGCGATCGATGACGGGCTGACGCTCGAGCAGGGTCAGCCCGTGCAGGCTTGGGTCTACGATGAGTTTTCCCATCGCCTGCTCGCTCACCACCAATGGACACCCCGCAGCGACCAGTGCGCCTCGGGCAAGTGGCTCGGCGATTGGCTCACCGACCTGAACGCCTCGCCTGTGTCGCCCTATCTGCGGGTAGCGACGCACGACCCCGACGCGGGCCGGGTCGATGAGACCGACAAACTGTACCTGTGGCAACGCGGCGATGCGCTGCGCATCTTCACCACCCTGCCCGACGCGGCCGGGCGCCAGGCGGGCCCTACCCTGGACTCGGCCTGGAAGAACGACCCCCAACATGCCGTGCTGGTCACCGTCCGCCATCCGTTCAGCCGCAAATTGCTGCACCAGGCGCTGTTCAAGCCTCAGGACGGCGTCAAGCTCGATGACCGTGCGGGCTGGCTCCAGGCCTTGGCCGACTTTCTCAAGGCGCAGGCCTGGCCGGAATTGCAGGTGGGGACCAGCGCCGAAGCGCTGAGCGTGCCCCGCTTCAGCGAACTGCAGGTGCTCGTGGAGAACGTCGGCGACGGCGAAACCTGGAGCGACGGCGACTACGTCAAGTACCTGCTCGAGACCGACGACTGGCCTGGGCGCCTGCCGACCGAAAAGGCCGAGTTCAAGGTCCAGGCAGGCGAAGGCACCGTGCAGATCGAGGTGCAGTCGTTGAATGGAGAGTTGGAATTTCGCCTGAACCAGGCGGCCCATGACAAGGGGTATCGAGTGGCGGCCTGCGTGCCCCGTCCCTGTGAGCACCCGCAGTGGCCGGTGGAAGTGACCGATACCAGGGTCATCTGGGCAGGGCCGATCGATGATGGCGTCTACGACCTGCACCTGACCTATCCGCAAAGCGCTCGCGATGCCAAGGCACTCACCGTGGGCCATATCGGCGCACTGCACCCCAGGCACTTCTGGCACGCCGTACAGGCCGTGGAGTTCACACCACCGGCGGCCATGCGGGCGTATGAGGAAATCAGCTTCCTCTGCGAAGACTATGGCAACACCAACCACTCCGAAGTCTTCGACACCAGCCATCACGACCGCACGGGCGTGGATGAGCGCAGCGGCCTGTTCCATGCCCATTACCCGATCGCCACGCTGCAAGGCATGCATGGGCTGGGGCCGGTGTGCGACCTGACACTGCATTACTCGGCGCTGCGCGGCAACGAGGCGGGCCTGGGCGATGGCTGGGCCTGGCGCTTCTCCCGCATCGTCACCAGTTCCGTGCAGGAGAACGATCACCGCCTGCTCACGCTCGCCAATGGCACGCCGGTGATGCTCAGCGACGACCAATGGGCACTGTTGGGCAAAGGTCAAGCCATCAAGACACCGTCCTGCCGAGTGAGCTGCAACCAGGACTACAGCACCTTCATCGTCGAGTACCCGACCGGTGCCCAGGAAATCCTGAGCAAGCCTTCCGCGCCCGGCAGTGACGAGATCGAACCCAATGACGCCTTCCGCCAGAAGGTGCTCAAGGCGCTCAAGGCGATCAAGAAAAAGAGCAAGCCCGAATTTCCACACGTACCTGATCACTGGACACAGTGGATATTGTTGGTACTCAGCCCGCCGGGCTATGGTATCGCGGCGGCCATTGATTACAGCGAGGCGGAGAAGGCCTGGGCCAACCATGGCAATACCCGAGAACTGGACAGGCGTATCGCACTGTACGAGCGACCGTTCGTGCAACTGTTGCCCTCGCGTATCGTCTCGCAATATGGCGAAGCGCTGGACCTGCAATGGAAGCGCCAGGACGGTCAGTTTCTGCTAATGAGCATCAAGAGCGGGGAAACGCTGTTGTTCAGCGCGCAGTATCTGGATCCGCAGGCCAAGGTGGGCAGTCAGGTGAAGATGCAACTGTGGCCCGGCAGCGCCGAGGCGTTCCAGGTCGAACTGGAGCTCGAACACTATCTATTACGCACGCTCAAGCGTGAACAGAAAGGCGCCGTTTTGCAGCAGGTGGACTGTGGCTATGACGACGATCCGACCTTGGACAGGGTGCTGTGCCGCCTGCAGGAACAGGACGGCTCCGTCGAATGCGTCCAGTACGTCAAGCAGGACGCCCAACTGAAAAGCTCACCTGCCCTGCCTCGCGTGGCCTTGCATGCGCTGCTGCCCAGTGGTGGCCAGCAGAACCATATCGACCGCTATACCTACACCGGCAGCTTCCAGCACCCCAGCGATCAGTTGTTCATCGCCGCCGTGCGCAGCGGTACCCACGCCACGGTGCAGCACAGCCTGTACGCATTCGGATTGGATGAGTATGGCAACCGTATACAACTGCTCCACGGCTCGGGCTCTGCGCAGGATCATTGGCTGGAGTTTTCACTGGGTGATGAGCACACCCGGACCACCTTCCGTTACTCAGGCTGGGGAGACGAGTTGGTCGACGTGATCGAAGGCATACGCGTCAGAATCCAGGGTGAACAGATCGAAGCCGTGGCAACGTCCGCGCCGCTGGAACGCAAGACGGCGGTACTTCAACTGCTGTGGGCATATTCGACGAAGTACCGGAAACAACTGACGAGCGACATCAAGCAACTGTTGAGTCTGTCGCCGAAAACCCAGCGTGCGCGTCTGGGCAAGACCGTGGATGCCACCACTGTCGTGACGAATGCTCAAGGCAATCCACTGCGTCTGCGTGTCAAGGGCTCGCATTCCATCCACTACTGCTACTACGCAGACCAGGGAGAAAACCAGATCGCGCTGAGTGATCTGCAAGGCCTGAGCACGGTGCCGACCCTGAAGTGTCCGTTCATGCCGGCTTACGCCAATGCGCCGTTGATGGCGGAGTATCAATGTGACGATTTTGGCAATCCACAGGGGCTGAAATTGTTCGGATATCGGAAAGTCACCCGTGCAGGCCGCGATTATCTGGAGCTGGACGAGGTGGTGTTGGTGGAAGGGCTGACGGGCACCCTGACGGACGATACGCTCGATGGCACTGCCACGTGGTCACTGACGGGAGAGCAGGTGCTGTGGCACCAGATCAGCACGTCCACCTCGGCACCCACCAGCAAGAAAACCCCCAGTGAGCAGAGCAAGGTGCTCGCGTGGTCGATCACCAATACACAAACCTCGCACGCTGACGGCCAGCACATCACGCTGAGCAACGTTCAAACCTTCATCGATAATCCCACCCTGCCGGGCATTCAAGTGATCGTCAGCGCGACCACGGCCGAGGGCACGGCCCAAGTGAGCAAGGAAGTTCGCTCCCGGTACAGCAGGCGCACGCTGGAAAAGGTCGAGAATGGCGTCGAAACGCATTGGACGCGCGATGCGTCGGGGCGTGTCATTCAAGAAATTCGCTACAGGCTGGCAGCCGGAAGCACTGGAAGGACTGCGAAGCAGAAGGCCGACGAGCACATCACATCGGTGTTCAGCGTCGATGGGAGACACGTGGAGCACAGCCATAAGGACGGCAGTCAGAGCCTTTGTCATCTTGACGGCTTGCAGCGGACAGAGTGCATGCATTGGCGCCGAGCGCCTGAAGGGGCATACGTCCCCTTGGAGGCGTATTCTTATGCAGCATTGAATCTGTCTTCGGCGTCAGTCAACTGGTCGTGGGATTATCTGCCAGGAGGACAAGCCATACGCATGGATGCAAGGAGTCTGGGCAACGCAGATTCGCAACGATGGTTGAAGCTGTCGGGCGCTAACATCGGAGAAAACGCCGAGAGTGATGAAGTGGATAGTGAAAATACTCTACCGCTCGCAGCCGTTAAAAGAATTTTTATATACGGTGGAACCGCGACGTTCTTTGATCAACTTAAACTTCGCGCCTCACAGGGGAGTCTCGAATCGAGAACCCGTTCAATGCTCAACATACTGTCAAAAAACTTACTCAAAGAATTCCACGAATTCAATCGAGCCAAAGCAGGTGAGCTCCTCCACCGTATATTTCCAGCCATACCTTTACTCACGGATATGCAAATAGTTGGGTGGTTTAGCGCACGATTTGACAGTAAGCGTTCGGCATTGGGTGCATACTCGATAGACTTGACGCCCGTGATTCAGGACATCCTCGAGCTCTTTATGCTCTTGGGCAACACTGAAGTATCGCAAGTTGGAGCACTCGAACGCATGAAGTCACTTCATCGGCCGACGCAATCGTCTTCTACCGTACGACTTACCGAACAACAATTATTGGGCACTCACCGCCTCTCTGAACGCACCACCACCAGCACCGCTGAAACCGATGGGTCTTTCCAGCAGGCGGTGCATTGGACCAACGAAACCGGCCAGCAGCACTTGCAGGTGGATGAACACTACGACACCGACGGCCGCGTGATCAGCCACACCCGTACCCTTGGCGGCCAAACACAGACCTACACGCTGGAGCGCGACATCCTCGGCCGCGTCACCAAGGTCATTCGCCCCGACGGCACGACCCTCGAGCGCGCCTACCAAGGCTTCAGCAACCGGGTCCACACGCTGACCGTCGATGGCAAGCTGGTTGCAACGCAATCCCTCAGCGACCTGGGCAAGCTGAGTACACGCAAGATCGGCAGCCGGGAGTATGCGTTCGACGAGAGCTCGGTGACCCTCCCCGACAAAACCCGCCTCCAACGGATAGAAGACGCCAAGGGCTCGCGCTTCGAGGCTGACGGCAAACTGCTGTACAGCCAGGCCAGCGCTGAGGGTTCGACCGTGCTGAGCGCCGCTGCGGATTCGGACAGCACTGCGCTTTGGCAGCAGGTAGTTGCAGATGCGCGAGTTCCGGGCCGCCGTAACACCACCGAGAAGACACCCCGAGGCACGGTCAGAGGCGCTGTATGGCAGAGCCTACGTGGACAGCAAATCGCCGCCCTGCGTGCCGACGGCTGCCTGCGCCGCGTGTTCCCGGACAGCGAAGGCCGCCTGTTGCGCACCTGCCAGGCGCATGAGGACGTGCTTTACCGCTACGACGAACTCGGTCATCTGCAATCTCGCCAGGTGCATGCCTTGAGCGGCGCCGGGCAGTGGCAGGTTGACAGTGAGCACGACAGCTTCGACCGGGAAACCGAGCGCACTTTCCTGCGCAACGGCGCGCCCTGCTTCAGCCAGCAGATGACCTGGCGCGGCGACGGTCGGCTAGAAAGCAAGGCCAGCTACCAGGACGGTGAACTGCTGCGCACCGAGCGCTTCACCTACGACGTGCTCGACCGCCTGGAAACCTACGCCTGCGACGCCACCCGAGCGGAGCTCTGTCCGCAGGACCGCCATGGCGTACCGATCAAGGCCCAGGCGTTCACGTGGGACAGCCTGGACAATCTGACCCGCTGCGTCAGCACGCCTTTCGAGGGCGATTCCATCACCGAAACCTTCGCCTATGCCACCGCGTCCGACCCCACCCGCCTGACGGCTGTGAAGACGGGCGAACAGGCGACGGCCCTGACGTGGAACAGCAATGGTCAATTGCAAAAGGACGGTCAGCAACGGGCATTGGCCTACACCGCCGCCGGTCAGCTCAGCAGCGTCAAGGACGATCAAGGCGCTCTGCTCGCCCGCTACGAGTACGACGGGCTCCAACGGCTGGCGGCGCAATACGACGAGCAGGACCAGAGCACTCAGGAGCTGCGCTACGACGACGACGAACTGATCGGCCTGGTCCGCTACGACAAGACAGGCCAACCCACCCGCGCCACCCATCTTTCCCCAGGGCTGGCGCAATACGATGACGACCAGGTGCGCTGGCTGATCGACGACCCACAAGCGGGGATCGTAGGCCAGGTGAGCGACGCCGACCTGCAACTCGCGCCCCTGTTGCCTTTTGGCGAAGGCGCGGCCCTGCCGGACCTGGTCAGCGGCTACAACGGCATGCGCCGCGACCCTGTGACGGGGCAGTACCCTGTCGGCAATGGCTATCGCTGCTATGACCCCGCGTTGCGTCGACATGTCCAGCCCGATTGGCTGAGCCCGTTCGGAGAAGGCGGCGTCAACGACTACGCCCACTGCCCCGACCCAGTCAACCTGCACGACCCCAGTGGCGCGATCATGCTCAGCCGTTGGGGTCAGGACAAGGAACTGAGCAACTATGCGCAGGTACTGCGCGAAACCAAGCCCATGCCCGTCGGTGGACGCTGGCGCGGTCTGGCACTCTCCGCCGTGTTGACCGTTGTCGGTATCGCCGCTTCGGTGATGACGGGCGGCGCTGCCTCAGTGTTCTTCGTCGCGATGACGACCTGCGCGGTGCTGTCGTTCGGCTTCGAGGTGGCGTCCGTCCTGACCGAAGACGTCAATCCCGAGCTGTCGAGGAAATTGGGCTATGCGTCGCTGGCCTTTGGCGTGCTGTCGTTTTACGAAAGTGCGCTGGGTCTGATCAAGAAGGTGCCGAGTCTTATCAAGCACGTCATGCGCTCCACGCGTCGATTGGGCCAGACGCTCTCGCGGATCAGGCCCGGTGCTCGAGTGCCCCGCCCCGCACTGTCGCCCATGGCGTACGCCACCCAGGAACTCGGCAGCCTTCCGGTTGCCGAATCCGGCCATCTGGGTGCAAGAGCGACGATCAAGTCCGCCGGTCTGAGGCTGATCGATTACCTGGGAGCGGTGCCGTCGATGGACCTCGCCAACCCTCGCTACGCTCGCATGGGCCTGTATGGCAAAGGGCTGCGACAGGCTCACAGGCTCAACAACTTCGCGACCCGCTCACGGCTGGCGAACACGGGGGCGTGGGTCACCGGCAACGCGATCGACCTGTACATCACACGCGGATCGATCGAAGCCTTCATTGCCATGGCCGCCAACGACGCCAGCACTCCGATCACGCCCTGGGGACGCTTCTCCATTCCGTTGAGCGAGCAGAACCTCTGGGAGCATGGCGGCGGTGGGCACTTGCTGACCTGA
- a CDS encoding TonB-dependent receptor: MSRSPSLRPLSTQLLRAGLLLALGLPASAWAEESPRRSFQVGGGSLGAVLTRFAGQAGVSLSVDPALVAGRSSLGLEGEYAVEEGFAALLRGSGLTLVPAGPGSYTLVHQIEPVEGVQVLPETTVHGQGLGMVDDSYAGGQVSRRSTLGMLGERDYMETPLSVTSYTSELLQNQQARTLADAVANDPSVRSTNPAGGRFEQFSVRGFSLYNSDVAYGGLYGVLPTYSIDMEMIERVDILKGPGALLGGLAPNGSIGGGVNIEPKRAGDTPLTEFTALYASPGQGGGHLDIGRRFGEGQRFGVRLNALRQAGDTEWDHQRIEREATVLGVDMQGDRTRLSLDLGHQQRDVDAPMERVGLAAGLKVPDAKDVHHNFAQPWSYSRAKDTFGVVRGEYDLSDNWMLHGALGARKGDYDFMRHAVQVVNSAGRFTVSPRAFQREEDVVTGTVGVRGWFDTGPVGHTLNVSLNRFDLTFDNNGARYASGISNLYQPVALPEPGAPLALDSPVHTHTVLSSLALADTLSFVDDTVLLTLGARLQRVEVDSSEPGEPDQRYDEHATSPAVGLVWRSTDQLSLYFNYMEGLTQGQTAPETANNAGKVFAPYRSKQLEVGAKYDMGRFSTTVSLFRIDKPSYYTDAQNNLSADGEQRNQGLEISLFGEPLERVRVLGGAMFLDAEQTRTANGRNDGNRAIGAPVVNANLGVEWDLPAVDGLTLSARVIHTGNQYLDAANRQKIDAWQRYDLGARYALKLGDKDLTLRASIENILDKTYWASANVPDGTATGLTLSAPRTWLLSATMGF, encoded by the coding sequence ATGTCCCGTTCCCCCTCGTTACGCCCTTTGTCCACGCAGTTGCTGCGTGCCGGTCTGCTGCTTGCGCTGGGGCTGCCTGCCAGTGCCTGGGCGGAGGAATCGCCACGGCGCAGCTTCCAGGTCGGCGGCGGCAGTCTCGGCGCAGTGCTGACCCGTTTTGCCGGTCAAGCCGGCGTCAGCCTGTCGGTCGACCCTGCACTGGTAGCCGGACGCAGCAGCTTGGGCCTTGAGGGCGAGTACGCTGTGGAAGAGGGCTTTGCCGCCTTGTTGCGCGGCTCCGGGCTGACGCTGGTGCCGGCCGGTCCAGGCAGCTATACCCTGGTACATCAGATCGAGCCGGTCGAGGGTGTGCAGGTACTGCCCGAGACCACCGTGCACGGCCAGGGACTGGGCATGGTCGACGACAGCTACGCCGGCGGCCAGGTGTCGCGGCGCAGCACCTTGGGCATGCTGGGCGAGCGCGACTACATGGAGACGCCGCTGAGCGTCACCTCCTACACCAGCGAACTGCTGCAGAACCAACAGGCCCGCACCCTGGCCGACGCCGTGGCCAACGACCCTTCGGTGCGCAGCACCAACCCGGCCGGCGGGCGTTTCGAGCAATTCTCCGTGCGCGGCTTCAGCCTCTACAACAGCGATGTCGCTTACGGCGGTTTGTATGGCGTGCTGCCGACCTATTCGATCGACATGGAAATGATCGAGCGGGTCGATATCCTCAAAGGCCCTGGCGCGCTGCTCGGCGGTCTGGCGCCCAACGGCAGCATCGGTGGCGGGGTCAACATCGAGCCCAAGCGCGCGGGCGACACCCCGCTGACCGAGTTCACCGCGTTGTACGCAAGCCCAGGGCAGGGCGGCGGGCACCTGGACATCGGGCGTCGTTTCGGCGAAGGACAGCGCTTCGGCGTGCGCCTGAACGCGCTGCGACAGGCCGGCGACACTGAATGGGATCACCAGCGCATCGAGCGTGAGGCCACGGTGCTGGGCGTGGACATGCAGGGCGATCGCACGCGGCTGTCCCTGGACCTCGGCCATCAGCAGCGCGATGTAGATGCACCGATGGAGCGCGTAGGCTTGGCCGCCGGGCTCAAGGTGCCGGATGCCAAGGACGTGCACCACAACTTCGCCCAGCCATGGAGCTATTCGCGGGCCAAGGACACCTTCGGCGTGGTGCGCGGCGAATATGACCTGAGCGACAACTGGATGCTGCATGGCGCCCTCGGCGCCCGCAAAGGCGACTACGATTTCATGCGCCACGCCGTGCAGGTGGTCAATTCGGCCGGGCGTTTCACCGTCAGTCCGCGCGCCTTCCAACGTGAAGAGGACGTGGTCACCGGCACTGTCGGCGTGCGCGGCTGGTTCGACACCGGGCCGGTCGGCCACACGCTGAATGTCAGCCTCAACCGTTTCGACCTGACCTTCGACAACAACGGCGCGCGCTATGCCAGCGGCATCAGCAACCTGTACCAGCCGGTCGCCTTGCCCGAGCCCGGCGCGCCGCTGGCGCTGGACAGTCCGGTGCACACCCACACCGTGCTGTCGAGCCTGGCCCTGGCCGACACCCTCAGTTTTGTCGACGACACCGTATTGCTGACCCTGGGCGCACGCTTGCAGCGTGTGGAGGTGGACAGTTCCGAACCCGGCGAGCCCGACCAGCGCTACGACGAGCACGCGACTTCGCCGGCGGTAGGCCTGGTATGGCGCAGCACGGATCAGCTATCGCTGTACTTCAACTACATGGAAGGCTTGACCCAGGGCCAGACGGCCCCGGAGACGGCGAACAACGCGGGTAAAGTGTTCGCACCTTATCGCAGCAAGCAATTGGAGGTGGGCGCCAAGTACGACATGGGGCGTTTCAGTACTACTGTCAGCCTGTTCCGCATCGACAAGCCGTCGTACTACACCGATGCGCAGAACAACCTCAGCGCCGACGGTGAGCAGCGCAACCAGGGCCTGGAGATCAGCCTGTTCGGCGAGCCGCTGGAGCGTGTGCGTGTGCTGGGTGGCGCGATGTTCCTCGACGCCGAGCAGACCCGTACCGCCAACGGCCGCAACGATGGCAACCGGGCCATCGGCGCGCCGGTGGTCAACGCCAACCTGGGTGTGGAATGGGACCTGCCCGCTGTCGATGGTCTGACCCTCAGTGCCCGGGTGATCCATACCGGAAATCAGTACCTGGATGCCGCCAACCGGCAGAAAATCGATGCCTGGCAGCGCTACGACCTGGGCGCGCGCTACGCCCTCAAGCTGGGCGACAAAGACCTCACGCTGCGCGCCAGCATCGAGAACATACTGGACAAGACCTACTGGGCTTCGGCCAACGTGCCCGATGGCACCGCCACCGGCCTGACCCTGTCGGCACCGCGCACCTGGCTGCTGTCGGCGACGATGGGCTTCTGA